Below is a genomic region from Longimicrobiaceae bacterium.
TGGCGGACGCCCGGGTGATCGGGGCGACGGGGGAAGAGCGCATCCGCGACCTCTCCCGTTCCGGCACCTCGCTCGTCCTGCGGCACCAGCCCAGGGGGGCAGGGCAGCGCGTCGTGGCGGTTCGCCTCCATCCACGGTCCCTGCGGGAATCGGTCGCGAGCTTCCGGCGCTACGTCGAGCTCGAAGGCGCGCCCGAGGCGCTCTCCACGGTGGACCGGATGGGGCGGCCCGCGACCGACAGCCTGACGCGCCGCTATGCCAAGTACGCGAAGACGCTGGTGGAGGTGGGCCGAAACGGCCCCCGTGCGTTCGATCGCGTGGCCGGGCACCCGCTGGAGTTCGTGCCTCTCCAGGACCCCTCCTCGGTCGGCGCCGGGGGGACGCTCCCCGTGCGGCTCCTCTACCGCGGCCGGCCGCTCGCCGGCGCGCGCGTGCACGCGGAGGCCGCGCCCGAGCCGGGACGCGAGCAGACCGGGACCCCCCACCAGGCCCTCGAAACCGACGCCGAGGGCGTCGCGCGTGTCCGGCTCGGCCGCGGAGGGCTGTGGAACGTCCGGACGCTCCAGATCGTGCCGGCGGATCCCGGGTCGGGGGCCGACTGGGACGCCCACTGGGCGACGCTGGTGTGGCAGGCGCCGGGCGGGGGCGCGGAGGCACGGGGAGTCGCCGCGGCGCAGGATTCGGCGGCGGTCGCGGAGACCGTCGACCGCTACCACCGGGCGCTGGCGGCCGGGGACAGCGCGGCCGCCCTGGCGCTCCTCACCCCGGACGCGGTGATCCTGGAGAGCGGCGGGATGGAGACCCGCGCGGAGTACCGGTCGCACCACCTCCCGGCCGACATCGCCTTCGCGCGGGCGGTGCCGCGGGAGCGCGGGCCGATCCACGTGTCCGTCCGGGGCGACGCGGCGTGGGCCACCTCGACCAGCGTGACCCAGGGCCGCTACCGGGAGCGGGACGTCAACTCCGTGGGCGCCGAGCTGATGGTGCTCGTCCGCACCCCCGAGGGATGGCGGATCGCGGCGATCCACTGGTCCTCGCGGAACCGGCGGTAGGGGCGGAGGGGGCCGGGCGCGCGCGGCATCTCACGGCTCTGCGCGGCGAAGGAGCTGGGCGTTTCCGCGCACGCCAGCGTCCAGGCTCAGGTGAGCTGACGGCGGACGAACCAGACGATGAGCGGCGGCAGAACCGTCCACTGGAGGAGCGGCAGGAGGCCAGTTCCCAGGAGCGGGAGGGTCGGCATGATCTCCGCGTAGGTCCAGCGGCGCAGCACCTCCGTCGCGAGCCACTCGAGGGGCAACGTGATCGCCACCCCCACGGCCGTGAAGGCGATCACCTCGCCCGAGGTCGGGCGGAGAATCCAGGCTCGCGAGCGGACCGCCGCCACGGCCCAGAATCCCACGAGTGCGATCCCGGCGTCCCCGAGAGTTGCGCCGGTGCAGAACTGCACCGCATCCCAGTGCGGTGCAGCCGCCATTCCCTCGAAGAAGGGCACCTGCCAGAACTCCCAGACGAAGTTCAGCAGGAACGCAAAGATCGCGACGTTCACCTCCGGGAGCCTCAGGATCCCGGGGCCCGCGCTGCGGGCGAGCGTGCGAGCCTGCTCCCTCCCCACGCCTACCATGCGCTCAGCCTCGTGCGGGGTTGAACGCCTTCAGCCGGAGGCTGTTGAGCACCACCGTGATCGAGCTGAACGCCATGGCCGCACTCGCGATGATCCCGATGATCATGCTCACCCAGAACTTCCGCTGCAGCGCGCGGTACTCGCGTACCCGCGTGATCCGCTCGCGCTGCTCCGGGTCCTCCTCCTCGATCGCCTCGGCCGGCTCGTACCCGGCCTCCCGGATCACCTGGACAGCGTCCCGGATGCCCGCCTTGTCGGGTTCATACTCGACCGTGGCCCGGCCGGTCGCGAAATCGACGTTCGCCTCCCGCACCCCCGGGGCCTTCTGGAGGTTGCGCTCGATGCGGTTGGCGCAGGCCGCGCAGTGCATCCCGGCCACCGGCACGGTGATCCGCGCCGACTGGTACTGCCCATCCGGCGCCGCGCCCGTGGGCTCCGTCCCGATCCCTCCGTTCTCGACCATGCTCAGCTCTCCCTGGAAGCCCCGTCGCGACCCGGCTCCACCAGGAGCTTCCCGCGCAGCATACCCATCCCGCACGTGAAGACATACTCCCCGGGTCTCTCAGGGGTGAACTCGACCGGCGTGGTCTGGAAGGCGGGGAGGCGCTTGCGGATCCCGAAGTCACCGAAGACGATCTCTTCGGAGCAGTCCGCGGTCTCGTTCCGGTGGAAGTCGAGACGGACGGGTCGCCCGGCCTCCACCAGGATCAGGTCCGGGTCATAGCCTCCCTTGACCTGTATCTCGATCTCCTGCACGCCCTCTCCCGAGGCGACGGCGCGCACGCGCTCTCCCTCGCTCCAGAAGAAGTACCAGAGGATCAGTGCGATGAGGATGATCCCGCCGATGGTAACCAGGATTTCCGCCAGGGTCATGGTCCAGTTCTCCGGACGGAGTCAATCATGCGCGGCGGCGGCGTAGCGAATCCACGACCAGGTAGACGAAGACACCCAGCAGCCCGACCATGGCGAGGAACTGGGCGGCCATCATCCCCATCATGCTCATCATGGCTCCCATCCCCATCATCATTCCCCCGCTCATCATCCCGCCCTCCATCATCCGGCCCTCCATCATCCGGCCCATCGAGGGGAGCATCGCCAGGCCCGCGACGAGCCAGATGACGGCCAGCCCTCCGAGCACCCAGAGCACAGCTCGTAGCGGTCCGCTCACCATGGCGTAGCTCCCTCATTCATGTGTAGTGGGCTACGCCGCGATTCGGCGGCACTCTTCGGCCGAGCGGCGGCAGGCTTCGGCGCAGCGGCGCATCATCTCGCCCTCGTACTTCTCGCACTCGGCGGCGCACCGCTCGCAGGTCTCCGCCACCGCGCGGCAGAGCTCCGCCACGTTCTCGCTCCCGCGGGCCAGGACGATCACGGCCGAGACGCACAGCTCGGTGGTGTCGCGGCACAGGCGGATACAGTCGAGCCTCTCCTTCACGTCCTCCGAGCGAAGACACCCTTCCGCGCAGACCTCGCATGCGATCACGCACTGCACGCACGCTTCGATGCAGTCATGGTACCGCTCGGCTCCGGTCCCCTTCAGGTAGGTACCCAGTTCGATTGCTGCCATGTCGTCTCTCCTCGAGAAGTGTGTGGTTGTGCTTCCGGCCCGTCTTCCCCCCGCTCAGGTGGGGCCCTCGTCGAAGGCGTCCAGGATCGGGCAGTCATCCAGCGATCCACTGCCCTCACAGGCGCCGATCAGCTTCAGGAGCGTGTCCCGCATCCGCTGCAGGTCATCCATCTTCTGCTGGATCTCAGCGACCTTCGCCTCCGCCCTGGCCTTAACATCCGCCTTGCTCGCGCCCGGCGCGATGCGCAGGCTCATCAGGTCCTCGATCTCCTTCAAGCTGAACCCCAGGTTCTGCGCTCCGCGGATGAAGCGGATGCGCGCCACCGCTTCGGGCGGGTACCGGCGGTGCGACGTGCCCTGCCTCGGTGGCTCTTCGACCAGCCCTTTTCGGTGGTAGAAGCGAACCGTCTCGACCCCGACCCCTGCCGCGTCGGCGACCTGTCCGATGGTCAGCGACTCCATGCACCCTCTTCCGGTCCAGTGTAACACCCGTACCACGGTACGGAATCAAGCCTTCTAAAAGATGGGGCATAAAGCTTGCCAAAC
It encodes:
- a CDS encoding MerR family DNA-binding protein, whose translation is MESLTIGQVADAAGVGVETVRFYHRKGLVEEPPRQGTSHRRYPPEAVARIRFIRGAQNLGFSLKEIEDLMSLRIAPGASKADVKARAEAKVAEIQQKMDDLQRMRDTLLKLIGACEGSGSLDDCPILDAFDEGPT
- a CDS encoding DUF4198 domain-containing protein — protein: MRPVSTRHRAALGLAAAAVLVLAAGTLSAHDFWLVPDAFQVADGGQLRVHGQTSSEFPTSESAVTADRVADARVIGATGEERIRDLSRSGTSLVLRHQPRGAGQRVVAVRLHPRSLRESVASFRRYVELEGAPEALSTVDRMGRPATDSLTRRYAKYAKTLVEVGRNGPRAFDRVAGHPLEFVPLQDPSSVGAGGTLPVRLLYRGRPLAGARVHAEAAPEPGREQTGTPHQALETDAEGVARVRLGRGGLWNVRTLQIVPADPGSGADWDAHWATLVWQAPGGGAEARGVAAAQDSAAVAETVDRYHRALAAGDSAAALALLTPDAVILESGGMETRAEYRSHHLPADIAFARAVPRERGPIHVSVRGDAAWATSTSVTQGRYRERDVNSVGAELMVLVRTPEGWRIAAIHWSSRNRR
- a CDS encoding heavy metal translocating P-type ATPase; this translates as MVENGGIGTEPTGAAPDGQYQSARITVPVAGMHCAACANRIERNLQKAPGVREANVDFATGRATVEYEPDKAGIRDAVQVIREAGYEPAEAIEEEDPEQRERITRVREYRALQRKFWVSMIIGIIASAAMAFSSITVVLNSLRLKAFNPARG
- a CDS encoding four-helix bundle copper-binding protein, which codes for MAAIELGTYLKGTGAERYHDCIEACVQCVIACEVCAEGCLRSEDVKERLDCIRLCRDTTELCVSAVIVLARGSENVAELCRAVAETCERCAAECEKYEGEMMRRCAEACRRSAEECRRIAA
- a CDS encoding cupredoxin domain-containing protein, yielding MTLAEILVTIGGIILIALILWYFFWSEGERVRAVASGEGVQEIEIQVKGGYDPDLILVEAGRPVRLDFHRNETADCSEEIVFGDFGIRKRLPAFQTTPVEFTPERPGEYVFTCGMGMLRGKLLVEPGRDGASRES